The Gopherus flavomarginatus isolate rGopFla2 chromosome 4, rGopFla2.mat.asm, whole genome shotgun sequence genomic interval CCTGTGACAGGAATGATACTACTACACTGATGGGAAGAGGAGAGAAGGgatttttttatgtttgctttattCATCACTTTCACTGATACGCTTAGGAAGAAATTCTAGACTGATTCACAAACGGAAACCCCAAGCGCGGTGCACTGGAGCTGTTGCCTTTGGACAGGAAGCACTGTGGTTTTATAGGCTAAAGGTTATGCCACTTCTAAATATTTCTACACTGAGTAGAGGTGCAAGTTCTCAGACATCTTCCTTCAACACCCAAGTGACAAGCAGCAACTGCACACATTTGCCTCCTTTCACAGTGTACAACCTGGATGATATAACTCCACTTTGCACAAAGTCCTTCAGAATAACTGTGTTCCAAAATTATTGATAAAGTAATAGAGTTACAGAGGTAAAAAAGACCAAACAGTAATTAAGAGGTACAGACAGAGGCAAAAAGATGATATCTGAAATTCGATGGAGAGATACAGGTAGGCTTTCCAGATGAtggcagctgcagaggagaacacacacacaccagcaggggcTAGAGGAGGAGCAGAGATAGACCAGTGCTAGTCTATGTGAGATAGCaaagaagggaggagagagagggacaaAGTCTGTGGGAGAGGCTGCTGCAAGTCCATGGAGGGCAGCTCTGAACTGGATGCTGAAACGATTATGCAGCCGGTGGAGAACGAGATTGATGTGGTTATGACTTTTTGTATATGTGACAGGGTGGAGACAGGATTCCGCACACGTAGGAGCCTGGAGAGGATGTGGTTTTGGAAGCCATTGAGAAGGGAATTGCAATAGTCAAGACTCGAGAAGATGACGGCATGCATGAGGATTTCAGCACAGGAGGACTCAAGAGAGTATGCATAGGCAAAGCTACAGAGATAGAAGAGGCAGATTTGCTGAAAGAGGAGAGGTGAGAAGGGATGCAAAGTTTGAAATCAAGGATAACACAAagattataaaagcagcaaagaatcctgtggcaccttatagactaacagaggttttggagcatgagctttcgtgggtgaatacccacttcgtcagatgcatgcatctgacgaagtgggtattcacccacgaaagctcatgctccaaaacctctgttagtctataaggtgccatgcatgcatctgacgaagtgggtattcacccacgaaagctcatgctccaaaacctctgttagtctataaggtgccacaggattctttgccgcttttacagatccagactaacacagctacccctctgatacttgacaaagaTTATAAACTCTGAACCCAAACAGAAGGACTGTGTGAAGGAGGGAGACAGAAGAGCTAGAGATGGATTTAAGGATGATCTTCTTCCCATACGAAGTCCTGCTGTCTTTGAAAGAAATCAACATGGAGGTCCAGgtcagccaatcaaggcagaaaAGGGATGGATAGGGAGCAGTCATTAAAAGGAGCAACACTAGGATATTGTTATGTACAGCGGAGAATCATCAGCAAGGCTGCCTGATTCCAAGATTCCACAGCTACAGAATCCACTCCTCCCATCCACAGCAACAGAACTGTGCTTCAGAATCTGGGTTTTTAATGTTCAAAAATATATTCTTAGGGCTCCTGATTATGAAAGCGACTTTGAAAACATGAAGTGGGTGTAAACTGATATAGCCATGTGCCCCtcagcctggatgggccatcTTCTTTTTCTTACTGTTCATGACAGTTTATACTATACTAGGCTCAAGGGTTTTCCTTTATTTCCACCCACCAGAGCAGTTCAGGTCAGAGAAATGTCACTGAGGGGAATATGTTATAGCTGCCTTCTGATTTACAAAAAATGTACTCACCAGGACATCAAACATTACAAGCAGTGATGCattttccccacccccaacctccccctTTTCAACTCTGCACAGTGGGAAGTGCTGTCTAGGTGCAATTTTACAAAGCTACATAAATGACTGAAGGACAGGGCTTTTTGCAGGGGAAGGCAGGGGTCAGATACCACAGGGATGGGTGAATTTAAGAATGCAGCTAATTAGGTCACAGGCTActgagggtctgtctacacagcaattgcACACTTGCGGCTGACCAAGTGAGcggactcaggctcatggggctcaggctgcagggttgtAAAACTGTGGTTAGATCTatgggctcagcctggagcccaggctctgggacactCCCCACTCATGGGGTAccaaagctcaggctccagcccgagcccgaatgcctacactgcaattgagagagacaaggtggctgagatAATAtttgttattggaccaacttctgttggtgagggacacaagctttcaaggctcacagagctcttctttaccaccctgcagcctgagccctgccagcccaagtcagctgacatgggccagctgtgggtgtttaataGCTGTTTAAAACTACCCTGATGGTACATCTTTCCTGACCCTTTAGCTTTCCTGTAGAGAGGGAATgcccccactgatgtcaatgggtttATAATGATAtaactatggcctggtctacactggggcgggtgtcgatgtaagatacgcaacttcagctgaaGCCAAcatatcttattccgacttacctcccgtcctcacggcgcggggtcgatggccgcggctcccccatcaactctgctaccgctgctcgctccagtggagttccagagtcgacggggagcgcgttcggggatcgatatatcgcgtctcgacaagacgcgatatatcgatccccaataaatcagtcgctacccgctgatacggcgggtgGTCTGGACGTACCCTATGATTGGAATTAGGCCCATGATTTCTAAATGAAACTCCAGAAATTTAGATAGATGCAACAATGCTGGAGTTTGGCTAGAAAACTGGCCTTTGTTGATGTGTTGTGAAGAATGGTCTGCAACTGATGTCAGAAAACACTCTCTTATAACTGACCCGATCATGTGTGTACCTGGCTTTGATTTGCCATGCAGCTCATGGGCCATTCTGAACCGATTTTGAATGGGCCAGAGTCAATGTGCAATCAGGCTTCATGCCCACAAAAGAATCTCACATGTAGCTGTGGCCAAAGACTGACAATGTCACACATCACTGACCatgggttgccaaccctccaggattgtcctggagtctccaggacttaaagattaatctttaactaAAGATTATGTCacatgatgaaacctccaggaatacagtcaaccaaaattggcaaccctacattGACCACTTCCCTCTGACCAGATTTGCTGATGTCTAAGGGCTCTGCACTTCACTGATGAGGCTGCTGGAAACTGCAAGCTCTACATCTGATAAAAAGGCGACTGGGGTTTGTAGTACATCTTATACCCAGTGTCACTTTTGGTGATCACATTCCCTGCCTGTCAATATTAAAACAATTAATATATCAACAACTGGAAAACGGAAATCAAAGAATTTAGTTCATTCTGGAATACAGTGTGACTATCACAGCACTTTTCCTTGCTGAATTCTGCACAGTAAAAACTGAACCATTATATGCCTCCATCACCTTCTGGAGCAGTCAACAAGAAGCTGCACTGAAATTACATCTAGAAGGTTGTAAATATTCATAAATATACATATGGGAGATCAGTGGAAGAAGTagtttccttttttcctccttAAATATCTAGCTCAAGGTACAAAGTCAGTGTCTATTATAATCAAATTAAAGGTTTCACAAAGCTTGACTACTATTTTCTGTTGATTTTTCACCTTTGAAGGCTAAAATTGGTTTTTAGAGAGACTTCAGTCATTCTGGACATCACCGAAATGAACAGAAAGTCAACTTAGATTGGGCCCAATCGATTAATTGAGTGTTTTTTAACTTTGGCAGACTTGATCATCATGCATTTTGCTTCTTCATTGTGACAAATAGAACGTATAAGACTCACCACCATACCAACAAAATCTGGACAGATGGCAAACTTCACTATgtatttgaaaaccactgtcaaaCTCACATGTATTGTACATCCATATACAACAAGGCTATGACTACATGGTAACACTCATATATGCCATACAACTGAAGACAACACAGCTCCCACTTACTACGCATCCCTCACATATACCGtacatcagaaaaaaaatagcTCAAATTCAGAGGGAACAAATGAAGTTTTTTGGAAGTTTTCGAAAGCTAGGACATGACTAGCTAGGACAAGACATTTTAGCACATACACAGATTTAGAATATATATTGCAATGGTGCGTTAGTCTGCTCCAAAGTGGGAGGTTTGGATTTGATAATGATATTTTTGTTGCTTAGTTTACAAAGGAACCTTTTACTTTCTGTTCGTCTTTCTTGTTGTAACAATCCGATTATCCCAGCCTTTAGAATAAAtgtctatttttaaatacattacaACCCTATACCTCACGAACTGTTCATTCGGTTTTTGTAATTGGTGTAGCCCGAATGTTGATCTTTTTATTTATCCCATGTGAGACTCCGCTATATTAGCTCAGCTCCCTTCTTGCCGTGTGTGGACTCAAACGTCAAACTAACTATAAACAGACAGCAATGTTGAATTTATTTGTGGAATGTTGATCATTTTCACTAATTATTTTTAAGATGCCCAAAGGCTTTTGAGTATATATTGGTAAGTTACCACTCTATTATTAAATATGAGGATGATGCATCAACATCAATGTCAACAATATCATACACATTTTGGTGACAGAGCTGGAAAAATAGTTCATTTGGTCTGCCACTTATTGTGCCTTTTGCTCTTTACATAATGAACATAATAGTTCcaaggagattgtggaatccccatcactggaggcttttaagaacagtttggacaaacacctgtcagggacagtctaAGTATACCTGGACATGCCTCAGCACATGGGATATTGTggatgacctgttgaggtcctttccagccctacatttgtatGAGTCTATTATTCTATTTCTGGATTCCATAGTAAAATAAACGCCAAAGGAAGCCTAAAATGTTCAGTTATAATGCCCTTTTATAAACATCTCTCCTTTTTGACAGTGTATCAAAGAGAAACAATGAAGCAGCCATTACTACTTCACTGTTATTCAAATTAGCAGAAACAATTCAATAAATGATGCCTTGATCTATTTTGGTGTGTGTGGCTGAGCTAGATCCATGGCCTGACTCTTTAATTTGGCTTTTAAAATCAGAGTTCCTGCTTGAACTGGATGATTGCTGAACACAAGCTAGTGTTGCTGAGGAgcaagagtgggggtggggctttaCTTGGgcatagggttaccatatttcaagttcccaaCTAGAGAAcactgttggggggtggggagggaaaggaggagctggagggagattTAGGAATGCTGGATGgagtgtgtgtgtactgggagggggTATTTGgcggtgctggaggggtgtgtttactgggagggggatttggggatgCTGAAGGGGGTATTTAGGAGtgttggaggggtgtgtgtgtactgagagggagggcactggaggggtgtgtgtgttctggGACGGGGATTTGGGGGTGCTGGAGAGATGTATGTGTACTGGGAGGGAGGGTGCTGGAGGGGTATATGCGTACAGGTAGGGGGCGTGggcgggtgctggagaggtgtgtgtgtcctgggaaGGGTACCTGGGAGATCTTGGAGAGGGTACCTGAGGCCTCACTGTCGAGGTGGGGGGCAGTGTCCTGCTCCCTATCACAGTGGCGGGGAGGCTGGCCCAGGCCTGGGACCTCTCCCCCTCTCTATGACAGGGAACAAAGCCTGGTCCTGTCACCCCTCCCAGACAGGCTCTGAGGCCCCGTGGCGGGGTAGGTGGCCCAGCTGGGAGGCACTCGGCGGCTCCACTTACCTGGCAGActgggctagggcaggcaggATCTGGCGTCTGTGATGCAGGGGATGGACCAGTCGGGGCGTGGAGATGGCTCTCTCTGAGCTGCAACGTCTGCTCCACAACGAAAAATCCTGGACACTGCCTCTTGTTTGAAAAATCTGCCCAGACAGAGGGTGGGCTACCAAAAAAGAGGTCACGTCCAGGAAAACCTGGGCATCAGGCAGCTTCAGCTCTACACCTCTTACTCCTCAGCTGCCAACTCCCCCCCAAGCAGTGCCCTGTTCTAGATACCTGTAATTCTGGTCAGACTGTACAAGAGATCCCCTGCTGGAAGGAGGCTCACATTGCAGCCAGCTGGTTGTTCAGCGGCTGAAAAGTCAGGCAGGTCTCCTTCATCCTGTAGCCAAGCTTTTATCTACCGACCATACCACCAACTTCCCTGTGGAGACAGGAGGCAGTACAGCAGTGAtatgaacctaggtctcccacatcctgggtgagtgctctaaccactgggctactggGCAAAAGGGGGACACCACCACCATCTCCTCTGGCATCTTTTGTGCAGGTTTAGGCATGCTATCAGTACACCTATGGGATCAGGCCCCAAAGGCAACAGACAGAGGAATGCCTAGTTGATAAATCCTGCTGGGGCTTAGATGAAAGTTAAGCACCAAGCTGCTGGATGGGGGCAGAACTGAGGCAGCTATGCACACCAGGTGCCAAAATGTAGGCACCTTGGGGATTTGGTGAATGCTAGTGGCACCTAAATGTTGGGCTTAGGCATCTAAGTCTCCCTGGTGAGTCTAACTCTAGATGTGTAATGGATAATGGGGGAAAGGACAACTAGTAAATTacaaaacatacaaacaaaccacaaaacaaaaaaacccaaagggAATTCCCCTGGTAGAATTCCACTGGCTACAATGGCTTAGCTCCTGGGATGAATCTGGACCCAAACTGCCTGTTCTGCATTTACTCCCTGCAAAGTGGGCACACTTCATGCAAGAATGAGAACAAAACTCTTTGAGGATTGATGCTTTGGGCGATTAGGGAAGTGAAGATGTTCTACACTCAGTTGTTACACAAGCTTCAGAAGGGAAGCCAATAAAGCTTTTCAAACACCCTGAAGCTGGTGATAAGCAAATATTAAGGCATGCTGAAATCAGGGAGATTAGAATTAGACTTTGGATTTGACAAATGAGCAAATGTAAAGGTGTTTGAAAGGCACTGGATATCGAAGAAGGTGGGGGACACCATAAAGATAAAAAGAGCACATTGATTTTATTAGCCAAACCCCAGTGTAAACAAAAAATGAGCTGCCAGGATATTATATATATAAGATCTATGGATGACAATCTAATAATTCAGAAATAATAGCCAGCAGAGTGTGGGGTAAATCATATTCTAGCCTATACCGCTATTTTTCTCTAGAGTTTCCATCCTGTAAAAGCAGATTGTATCATATTTTGCCATTTATGAAGATGAAATAGTGTATTACAGGTTCTAGAAAATAAATTGTAGCTTAGTCTTGTTCTCCCCACACTGACCTTTTTGATATTCAGAGGATTTAGAGATGCAAAGGCCTATTAGATAAAGTCCATCCCTCTGCAAGAGGGAGGATATACCtgcattgtggtgaaaaaaagaAGCTGGATCTTTAAATCTCTCCCATTTACGTGCAACAATAACCAGCATTTAAAGGCAATAAGGAGGAGCTCTCATCTTGGCAGACAACTGGTGAGGGCATCAGGCCTGGGTATGGTCACAAAGTTCATGGAGCAGTGCAATAAAGGGCAGATCTTTTCATGGTCCTTCAACACCTCGCTCAGGTGTTTCATCTCATCTGTTAGCTTCCCAATCTCTCTTTTCAGGGAGGTATTTTCCTGTTCAAGGCACTCATATTCCTGGAATGAAAAAAGGAAGCCCACTGCTAAAAAAAACGTTCCTTTCAGTGCCTTCATCTGTTTTTAATCAAATGACAGCAAAATAAATTGTTGTTTCTGCTTATTTAATGTTTTTGAAATCTAACATAAGAATCAAAATATTGAACTAGCCTAATAAATACAGATGCTTGTAACAATGCAACTGTTACTATTCACGTTCTTATTGAGCTACAGTTGTGGGCCCAGATCCTGAGCTGTGGCCGTGAAGCATGTAGTCCCACTCAGGAGAGGATTCCAAAGGTAGCATTTAGCCACTTTTGCATTCTCCTGATCCTGGGCTAATCTATGTTGTTCTGGTTCCCCCATCACAAATTGTTGTAGCCTAAGGGTGCTCTAGGTTGTGCTCGCTGGCAATGGCCCAAAGGGACCATTCTGCCAACCAGTGATTGCAAGAGTGTGGGCTGTGACCAGAACACCCAGCTTCTTTCCCCAGCCATGTCCTCTGCACAGGTTGAAGGGATGGGGGTGGTTTAGGAGTTCCACACCATCCAAAGATCCTTCCTTTCAGGATACATCCTCTGCAGGTTGCAAAAGGTATTGTATTGCCTAAAAAATCAAAAGTACCCAAGTTAGGCTGGGCAGAGTCCTGGTTTGCTTTGGGAAACATGAGTAGCTGGGCAACTGCCTAAGTGCTAAATCTGTGCCTGGGGTTTCTTTCCTTTCAGGTTGCACAATGACTTGTGTGGCCGCAAAGCCCAGATTGGCTGTGTAATACCATGGAAGCTACTGAGCCCAAAGTCTGGCCCTGATAGCAGCTAACTCAACTCTACATCTGCATTTATGTTTCAGAAAGAAACTAAGCACTACTTTCCTTCTGCATTATCTACTAGATAAATTAATGATTATAAAATTGAAAACGCTCTGTGAGCCCCTCATTTTCTGCTATCATCTGCTACTCATCTGGAACTTCAGTAACTTGCTAGAGATCTTGTAATATAAACTGAACTGGTATATATGCTGGGGGGCATTATTATtaactaaatattattatttgtatcagtatagcacctaggaaccccacTCATGGACAACTATCCCCActatgctaggtgttgtacagacACACAACACTAacacagtccctaccccaaagagcttacaacctaaatataagacgagacaacagatggatgcagacagatgggggaatacaaggaaacaatgagattatATTGATCGGTGTGAAAAGGCTCTGGGACCAGTGTTCCAGTGTAACTTCAGTTATTCTCTGGTTTTCACTTTCAACTGAATGTGGGTTAGCAAACACTTCCACAGAAGTTCCCATCTAGATCAACACACAAGCTGTCCAATCACCATGACCAGTGTGCTTATACAGCAAGAAAATAACCACAATCCAGCAAATGTAACAAACTGTTTCCCTCCGAAGTTATCCTTATTATTCcccctttaaaatgtatttgaatgtAATGCTCACAAGAGCACTATGAAGAATCAAATATGCAGGCAGGTTCGATGCTGGTTTCTAAACACCACTCTGCTTTGCACCCACATCAATCCTGACCCACACCCTTGTTAttccagtcctgcttcttacctgaGCAGAGACTGCCTATGGGAATGAATTAACTGAACTGAACTGTAGAAGAGTTTGGAGGCCTTCTGTAGTAGATACCAGGGGAAGAAAAGTGCAGAAATTTGGCATTTCATCTCTAGAAGTTGGTATCATGGAACCCAGTTATGGCGATGCCATTACAAGTATTTCTTGCACTTCACAGTGTTTTGCAAGGACAAAAGACATCATGAAAAATTGTCTTCTGTGGatacattttattttcacaatGTAGAAGACAGAGATAATTCTGTGCTGAATTGGGCCCTGAGAGCTGCGTCATTTACATAAAGGTATTAGTAGCATAGTCGTAAATATTTACAGTATGGTGGTGCCCAAAGCCTCAGTCAAGCTAGAGGCCTCATTGTGCTGgctgctgtacaaatgcagaagagACAATGCCTGCCCTGTCAGATTTACAGCTGAACAGACAGTAGGGCTACCATATTATATTATTGATGCTGAGGGCTTGTAAATAGGATTTCAAAAAGGATCAGACATTTATATGCACAACGGGAACATCCACAGTTTAAGATAGGATAAAATATATACAACATGTCTAAACCCTCATACTTCAGTGACTTATTGGAGTTAGGAGAAGCTTCCCCATGGGAAGCTTATTCCTTAATTGTTCAGTATAAGAATCTAGCACCACTGGCAAGTTCCAGATGTTTCAATGTAGGCAAAATATTGGACTAGACAGCTCACCAGCATGGTCCAGTATGGTAATTCATATGTTTTTATACCAAACCAAACTTCCTCATGCTGGATTAGTACGAAAACCACCCCATATCTGTTTAAGAAATGCACAGTATTGTTAAATTCTGCACACAACGCTCAAAAGGCAATGCAATATATGAAGTACCCATTCACCTCATGGAGTTTGTCTGCTTTCTGCGTTTGTTTCTTCCGGCTTCTCTGGGCAGCAACTCTGTTTTTTTCTCTCCGTCTTATCTTCCTATCATCCTCTTCAGGACTCTGAAAAAGCAAACCAAAcaccttgttgttgttgttgttttttaaagtgcgctgagattcaaaaagcaaGGAAATAACTTTTAGTGAAAATAAGCAAACAATCTGATGTGTTTCATAATAATAGTATTTCATTCCTACATAATCCTCTCCATCCacagatcttaaagcactttgcaaaggtcaGTAAGTAGCATTACCTCCATtacacagacagggaaactgaggcatggagagatttGTGGCCTGATTTCCAAAAGTGCTGAGCTGCTCCTATTGACATCAAAAGTGCTCCTTcgattgacatcagtgggagctggggttgTTAAGCAAGTCAGTGGCACAACAAGGACTAAATACTAGAGAGGCCTGATTCTGCGGTACCCTGCATCAAGggggctggaactaggggtgctgaaggtgcagcagcacccctggcttgaagtagtaataacaaccaaAAGCAGGGTTTCCCCACTACAAAAATTATTCCAGTATCCCTGCCTGTATCTTGTAGCCACTTATACGAGTGTATGAAAAGTAGATATAAAACTCTACCAATCAGAATAATAGTGTTTTATGTCCACTTAATCCAGAAGACCAGGTAGTTTTCCGGAAACAACCTTGTTGATTACATAAATAGCATATAATAAACATGCCAGGGTATCTTTGAAATTTACACAATCACAGATGGTTTTGGCTTTTTAGAGAAGAAAATCTCCTATATAAAATATCTTAGTAAGAGATCCTATTTTGGAT includes:
- the BATF3 gene encoding basic leucine zipper transcriptional factor ATF-like 3, translating into MSHGVPASGSVLQRSASSDGNQPQSPEEDDRKIRRREKNRVAAQRSRKKQTQKADKLHEEYECLEQENTSLKREIGKLTDEMKHLSEVLKDHEKICPLLHCSMNFVTIPRPDALTSCLPR